The window AGAAGATCAATCAATAAGAGCAATAGGGACGCATTCGGATGGGCGACTTCTCGTCAAACCTGCGAAAAAAGCGAGCGTAGCCCCTCTAGGGGCACCTAGTTGTTATGGGGTTGAAACTGATCTCCGTTGGTCAGGGGACTATGAAATTGTATGGGAATCTGGGGTAACCTTAACACAAATTATGACATTTCCAATTGACTTCGATATTGTACAACAAAAAGATTCGCCAGTCATCATGCAGTCATTTACCTTTGAAGATACGGATATATTTGCCTATGTTCCTCGTTATACAGATTGTCATGGTCTCGAAACTTACCTATTCGGAGTGAGTAATGGGAAGGCTTTTCCGATATCGCTTGAGATAAAACCCGGAGTGAATTGGATTGCTATAAGCCAATTGCCGCACCGGCCATTAAAGGTTGCCAATGGAGAATTTATCGTTACCGGTGGATATGGGGCGGACAGGATTTCATTAACGTTTATCACTTCAGATATGATCCGACGAAAAAGTCAATGATTCTGAAAAATACAGATCAAGTGATGCCGAAAGATATGTAATACAACATGAGGTGCGTCAGTGAGAAGTAACAGGAAATGGACAGAGTTCACTCATGAGCTACTCAAAAGTGGACTTTTTGATTGATCTGCTGATACTGATTGAGCTAACGGAAAACAATAGCTTCATAACAAAGATCAAACAGGTTGCCGGTGATAAACTCGGTGGCCTGTTGTTAATGGGCAGATTAGCGTGGTAGTAACTTGAGATTTTGAATATTTATGAATCTACTAACTTCTTGGAGCCCATAGCATTATAGATACGCCTACAACGCAAACAGCTGCGCCTATCCAATCGTACATATCGGGTTTTTTTTTATCGACGAACATACCCCAAAGTACAGCAAGAACAATAAACACGCCGCCGTATGCTGCGTAAACGCGACCAAATGTTGGGAAACTCTGCAACGTTGGAATGATACCATAAGCGACAAGGATGAGGCTTCCGATGATACCATACCAGAGGGGCTTTGATTCGCGCAGCCACAGCCATACCATGTACCCGCCGCCAATTTCGGCAAGTCCTGCAATAATAAAAATTAAGATAGTTAATAACAAAATCATTTACTCCTTTCGCTATGAACAAGTGCCGGTAGTTTTTATTTTATCAAAACATTCAGACCAGGTAAGGCATTTGCAGTTTAAACCATCGTCTAAAATTTGAATCATCGAATTGATTTGTTTCTTTTTTTCTTCAAGCTGAGCGCGTTTTTCTCTCGCCATTTCTTCCCATCTTTCCGATGGAGGGATTGTTTCAAATCCTTCAAGTAACACCGCAATTTCTGGGATCGTAAACCCAGTATGCTGTGCTATTTTTATAAATGTAATTCGCTCCAGAAGACTCTCAGAATGCGCAAATTTAAATAATACCACCTATTGTCGACAATAGGAGGGATGTTCCGTCTCATTTGGAGAAGTGTCGGTTCTTAAGAAATTAGACCGATAAAAACATGGACATTAGCACTTTTTTATTTAAAGGGTACATTTTCTTGAGATTCCGAATTTCAAGAATATGTATCCTTTTGTATTGTCATGACAGTTCCACTTCTAGAATGGCTTGCTATCATCCCATAGTTTTCTTATCGCTCGTTATAGTGTTTTGTTGTGTATTGAAATCTTTGCTCTGAGTGGTGCATGGTGACTTGGAGATCCGTAGCGCTTGCCGACGTTCCAATCGAAGAGTAATACGATCTGGGCTGGCTTCTTCAGTGGTATATTTTTCTAATGTTTATACACAATAACTAAAACTAATGATGGAGGGTTCAACAGTGCAAAAACTTTTCGTTGCCGTGCCGATGCAGGAGTAAATCCGAAATCGTATGCAGGGGCCCCTGACTTCGTCATTCGAGGGAATACGATCTGGGCTAGCTTCAGTGGTATATTTTTCTAATGGTTGTACACAATAACCCAATGATGGGGGGGTTCAACAGTGCATAAACATTCCGTTACCGAGCCGATGCAGGAGCAAATCCGAAATCGTATGAAGGGGGCCATTGACTTCGTCATTCGGCCGTTCCCTCTCCGTGGATCTTCGGCATTCACCTGCCTCTATCTATCCTCGATTGTGGAATCGGCTCTCGTAGATGAGTTTGTCGTCAAACCCATGCTTGCCGCCGTTCCAATCGAAGAGGAAGAGGAATACGATCTGGACGACCTGGGCTGGTTTCATCGCCACATTCCCTTCGTCCAAAACAAGGAATGGACAGATGCCGATGAGGGTGTCCGCCTGCTACTGGAGGGCCAGTGCCTGCTTATTCCAACGCACGTTAACCATTTCCTAAGCTTTGACGTCAAACGTAGTGACTATCGCAGTATAACCGAGCCTCAGTCGGAAGCCACAGTACGCGGACCACGGGAAGGTTTCGTCGAAGACATCGGTCGGAACGTGGCTCTCATCCGTAAACGGCTCAAAAGTGAACATTTAGTTTTTGAACAGATGACCATCGGAACTAAGACGCAGACCAAAGTGTATTTGACCTATTTGCCCGACGTAGCCCCCACTGACGTCGTAGAAGAATTCCGTCGTCGGCTGCAGGCCATCCAGGCTGACAGCATTCTGGAAAGCTCTTATATGGAAGATTGGATCCAAGACAAGACGTTTTCACCGTTCCCGCAACTCATCGGGACAGAACGGCCGGACGCGGTGACTGGCAAACTGTTGGACGGGCAAGTAGCGCTTCTCACCGACGGCACTCCGATTGCATTGATCGGTCCAGTGACATTTTTTCAACTCTTCTCTTCACCAGAAGATTACTACCAGAGGCCGGATATCGCCACACTTTCGCGATGGTTGCGAATGTTCGCTTTCATGCTCTCGATCTTTATTCCTCCTTTATACATAGCGGTGGTCACATTTCACCAGGAGCTACTACCGACTTCGCTCTTGATCAACCTGGCCGCGCAGCGGGAAGCTGTGCCTTTCCCGGCGTTCCTGGAAGCAATGATTATGATGGTCACGTTCGAGATTTTACGTGAAGCCGGTTTGCGGATGCCTCGGATTGCCGGTCAATCGATCTCCATCGTCGGCGCGCTAGTACTCGGCATGACTACGGTCGAAGCAGGACTCGTCTCGGCGGCTATGGTGATCGTCGTTTCTATCACGGCAATCTCCAATTTCGTGTCGCCAATTTACGGCTTTGGCATTGCGCAGCGGGTCCTCCAGTTCGTGTTCATGTTCCTGGCC is drawn from Paenibacillus sp. V4I7 and contains these coding sequences:
- a CDS encoding YnfA family protein, with the translated sequence MILLLTILIFIIAGLAEIGGGYMVWLWLRESKPLWYGIIGSLILVAYGIIPTLQSFPTFGRVYAAYGGVFIVLAVLWGMFVDKKKPDMYDWIGAAVCVVGVSIMLWAPRS
- a CDS encoding MerR family DNA-binding protein, coding for MVLFKFAHSESLLERITFIKIAQHTGFTIPEIAVLLEGFETIPPSERWEEMAREKRAQLEEKKKQINSMIQILDDGLNCKCLTWSECFDKIKTTGTCS
- a CDS encoding spore germination protein codes for the protein MHKHSVTEPMQEQIRNRMKGAIDFVIRPFPLRGSSAFTCLYLSSIVESALVDEFVVKPMLAAVPIEEEEEYDLDDLGWFHRHIPFVQNKEWTDADEGVRLLLEGQCLLIPTHVNHFLSFDVKRSDYRSITEPQSEATVRGPREGFVEDIGRNVALIRKRLKSEHLVFEQMTIGTKTQTKVYLTYLPDVAPTDVVEEFRRRLQAIQADSILESSYMEDWIQDKTFSPFPQLIGTERPDAVTGKLLDGQVALLTDGTPIALIGPVTFFQLFSSPEDYYQRPDIATLSRWLRMFAFMLSIFIPPLYIAVVTFHQELLPTSLLINLAAQREAVPFPAFLEAMIMMVTFEILREAGLRMPRIAGQSISIVGALVLGMTTVEAGLVSAAMVIVVSITAISNFVSPIYGFGIAQRVLQFVFMFLAGFMGLYGILCGTLFVLIHLVSLRSFGVKYMSPIAPLILSDFKDTILRVPRFWMNRKPQMFSKK